The Equus asinus isolate D_3611 breed Donkey chromosome 22, EquAss-T2T_v2, whole genome shotgun sequence genome has a segment encoding these proteins:
- the LOC106822799 gene encoding olfactory receptor 6C2-like produces MRNHSTITRFILLGLTDDPRLQIFLSAFLFLTYIFTVAGNLIIILLTLMDSHLKTPMYFFLRNFSILEIIFTTVCVPRFLYSMTTGDKSVTYDACAIQLFFVILVGATEFFLLTAMSYDRYVAICKPLHYSTIMNERVCTILVLCCWLVGLIVILPPLSLGVQLDFCNSNLIDHFGCDASLLLKIVCSDTQFVEQLVLVVAVLTLILTLVCVTVSYTYIIKTILRLPSAQQRKKAFSTCSSHMIVVSITYGSCIFIYIKPAKERVAINKVVSLLNTSVIPLMNPFIYSLRNKQVKEAFKDLIKKIAFLSKN; encoded by the coding sequence ATGAGAAATCATTCTACAATAACAAGATTCATCCTACTAGGATTAACAGATGACCCACGATTGcagatttttctttcagcatttctgtTTCTCACCTACATTTTCACTGTTGCTGGAAATCTAATCATTATCCTCCTCACTCTCATGGACTCTCACCTTAAAACacccatgtattttttccttcgGAATTTCTCCATcttagaaataatatttacaaCTGTCTGTGTTCCTCGATTCCTGTACAGTATGACAACTGGGGACAAAAGTGTTACCTATGATGCTTGTGCCATCCAATTATTTTTTGTCATCCTTGTTGGGGcaacagaattttttcttctaactgccatgtcctatgaccgctatgtggccatctgcaagcccttACACTACAGCACCATCATGAATGAAAGGGTTTGCACCATTCTTGTCCTTTGCTGTTGGCTGGTTGGGTTAATTGTCATCCTCCCACCACTTAGCCTGGGAGTTCAGCTAGATTTTTGTAACTCCAATCTCATCGACCATTTTGGCTGTGATGCGTCTCTGCTTCTGAAGATTGTATGCTCAGACACTCAATTTGTAGAGCAACTAGTTTTAGTCGTGGCTGTGCTGACCCTCATACTGACACTAGTCTGTGTAACTGTGTCCTACACTTACATCATCAAGACTATTTTAAGACTCCCTTCagctcagcaaagaaaaaaggctTTCTCCACCTGTTCTTCCCACATGATTGTAGTGTCCATCACATATGGAAGTTGCATCTTCATCTATATCAAACCAGCAAAGGAAAGAGTGGCCATTAACAAGGTGGTGTCATTGCTCAACACCTCAGTTATCCCTTTGATGAACCCTTTCATTTATAGTCTACGGAATAAGCAAGTCAAAGAAGCCTTCAAGGACTTAATAAAAAAGATAGCATTTCTTTCAAAGAATTag
- the LOC106822844 gene encoding olfactory receptor 6C2-like, with amino-acid sequence MSMRVESLSTWYKAKMRNHTAVTTFILLGLTDDPKLQILLFVFLFLTYVLSVAGNLIIITLTLLDSHLKTPMYFFLRNFSFLEVSFTTVCIPRFLYTITTGDNTITYNACVTQLFFVVLFGATEFFLLATMSYDRCVAICKPLHYTTIMNNRDCATLVLSCWFAGLLIILPPLGLGLQLEFCDSNVIDHFGCDASPVLQITCSDTVLIEGVILSFAVLTLIATLVCVVLSYTYIIKTILRFPSAQQRKKAFSTCSSHVIVVSVTYGTCIFVYIKPSAREGVAINKVVSVLATSVAPVLNPFIYTLRNRQAKDAFKDTVKRIVFLTKK; translated from the exons ATGTCAATGAGG GTAGAATCACTCTCGACTTGGTACAAGGCAAAGATGAGAAATCACACGGCGGTAACAACGTTCATCCTGTTGGGATTGACAGATGATCCAAAACTACAAATtctgctttttgtatttttgtttctcacCTACGTGTTGAGTGTGGCTGGAAACCTCATCATTATCACCCTCACACTTTTGGATTCCCATCTTAAAACtcccatgtattttttcctccgaaatttctctttcttagaaGTCTCGTTCACCACTGTCTGTATTCCCAGATTCCTGTATACTATCACAACTGGAGATAATACTATTACCTATAATGCTTGTGTTACTCAGTTATTTTTTGTTGTCCTCTTTGGAGCAACAGAATTTTTTCTCCTTGCCACCATGTCCTACGACCGCTGTGTGGCCATTTGTAAGCCCCTGCATTACACGACCATCATGAACAACAGAGACTGCGCTACACTTGTTCTCTCCTGTTGGTTTGCTGGCCTGTTGATCATCCTCCCACCTCTTggcctgggcctccagctggAATTCTGTGACTCTAACGTAATTGATCATTTTGGCTGTGATGCAtctcctgttttacagataaccTGCTCAGACACAGTGTTAATAGAGGGAGTTATTCTGAGTTTTGCTGTGCTGACACTCATTGCTACTCTAGTGTGTGTAGTCCTCTCCTATACATACATCATCAAGACCATTCTAAGATTCCCCTCTGCCCAACAGAGGAAAAAGGCCTTTTCCACCTGTTCTTCCCACGTGATTGTGGTTTCTGTCACATATGGCACCTGCATCTTCGTCTACATCAAACCCTCAGCAAGGGAAGGAGTGGCCATCAATAAAGTGGTGTCTGTGCTCGCTACTTCAGTCGCCCCTGTGCTTAATCCGTTCATTTATACACTTCGAAACAGGCAAGCGAAAGATGCCTTTAAAGATACAGTAAAAAGAATTGTATTTCTCACAAAGAAGTGA